Within Conexibacter woesei DSM 14684, the genomic segment GAGGAGCGCGGAGACCTCGGAGCCCGCCTGCACGAAGCGGAAGATGTTGTCGATGAAGAGGAGCACGTCCTGGCCCTCGTCACGGAAGTACTCCGCCATCGTCAGGCCGGAGAGCGCGACGCGCATACGGGCGCCGGGCGGCTCGTTCATCTGACCGAAGACGAGCATCGTCTTGTCGATCGTGCCCGACTCCTTCATCTCGAGCCAGAGGTCGTTCCCCTCGCGCGAGCGCTCGCCGACGCCGCAGAAGGCCGAGAGGCCGCCGTGCTCGCGGGCGAGGTTGTCGATCAGCTCCTGGATCAGGACGGTCTTGCCGACGCCGGCGCCGCCGAAGAGGCCGACCTTGCCGCCCTTCGCGTACGGGGCGAGCAGGTCGATGACCTTGATGCCCGTCTCGAACATCTCGGTCGTCGGCGTCAGGTCCTCGACGTTCGGGGCCGCCGCGTGGATCGGCCGGCGCTCCTGCACGTCGACGGGGCCGGCGAGGTCGATCGGCTCGCCGAGCACGTTGAAGATGCGGCCGAGCGTGGCACGGCCGACGGGGACCGTGATCGGGCCGCCGGTGTCCTTGACCTCGACACCGCGGGCGAGGCCATCGGTCGAGTCCATCGCCACCGCGCGGACGCGGTCGTCGCCGAGGTGCTGCTGGACCTCGCAGACGAGCACGCCGTCCTCGCCGCGATCGATCGTGATCGCGTTGTTGATGTGCGGCAGGTGCTCGGGCGGGAAGACGGCCTCGATGACGACGCCCTGGATCTCCTCGATGCGCCCGACGTTCTGAGTCTTGGTTTCTGCTGTGGCTGACATTGGTTTCGTGTCTCCTTAACCGAGCGCTTCGGCGCCGGCGACGACTTCCATGATCTCCTGGGTGATCTCTGCCTGGCGTGCGCGGTTCATCTCGAGCGTGAGGTCGTCGATGATCTCGCCGGCGTTGTCGGACGCGCTGCGCATCGCCGTCATGCGCGCGCCCAGCTCCGACGCTGTCGACTCCAGCAACGCCCGGAAGATCGAGATCTCGACGTAGTCCGGCACGAGCCGCTCGAGGATCTCCTCGGGCTCCGGCTCGTAGTCGACGAGCGCGTGCGCGTTGCTCTCGCCCGCGGCGTGCTCGTCGTCGTCGTGCGCGTCGAGGATCGTCGCCTGCTGGAGCGGCAGCAGCGTCTCGCGACGGACCTCCTGCGACATCGGCGAGATGTAGCCGTTGTAGAGGATCTCGACGCGGTCGACCTTGCCGTCGATGTAGGCCGCCGTGAGCGCGTTCGCGATCTCACGCGCGTTCGCGTACGACGGCCGCTCCGTGAAGCCGGTGAAAGCCTGCTCCGGGGCGCGGTTGCGGAACGTCAGCGACGAGACGCCGCGGCGACCGGTCGCGTAGTACACGACCTCTCTGCCGTCGGCGACGTGCTCGTCGGCCGTCCGCAGGCCGGCGCGGATGATCTGTGAGTTGAACGCGCCGGCAAGGCCGCGGTCGGCGGTCACGAGCAGCAGCGCCACCCGCTTCTCCTCGGCGTGCTCGGAGAGGATCGGCAGCGCCGGCACGTCGCCGGCCGCCTCCGCCGCCTGACGCGTCATGCGGCGAAGCGCGCCCGCGTACGGGCGCAGCGCCGCGATGCGCGTCTCGGCGCGCCGCAGGCGCGCCGCCGCGACCATCTCCATCGCGCGGGTGATCTTCTGGATGTTCTTGACCGACGCGATGCGGTTCTTGACGTCTCGCTGAGCCATGGGCTGGGGTTCGCGGGTGGGTCTCCGAGCGCGTGAGCGCTAGACCGCCGCGGTCTCCTGCTCGCGCTCAGCGGCGGCGTCGCCGTTGGCGGAGGAGCGGACCGCCGGGGCGGCGCCCTCCTCGAGCGGCTGGCCTTCCTCGTCGAGGTCGAAGCCGAAGTCGTCGGCGTAGCGCTCGACGAGCGTGTTGACGCCCTTCTCGGTCTCCTCCGACCAGTCGCCACCGGCGATCGCCTTGCGCAGGTCGCCCGCCTCGGAGTGCGCGCGGCGCGTCAGACCGTCGAGGAACTTCTCGACCTTGTCGACGTTGATGCGGTCGAGGAAGCCGTTCGTCGCGGCGTACAGCTGGATGACCTGGTCCTCGACGGCCAGCGGCGAACGCTCGTTCTGGTTGAGCGTTCTCACGAGCCGGTTGCCGCGCGCGAGCGTGCGCTGCGTGTCGGCGTCGAGGTCGGACCCGAACTGCGCGAACGCCTCCAGCTCGCGGAACTGCGACAGCTCGAGCTTGATCTTGCCGGCGACCTTCTTCATCGGCTTGATCTGCGCGTTGCCGCCGACGCGGGAGACGGAGATGCCGACGTTGATGGCCGGACGCACGCCCGAGAAGAACAGCTTCGGCTCGAGGAAGATCTGGCCGTCGGTGATCGAGATCACGTTCGTCGGGATGTACGCCGAGACGTCGCCGCCCTGCGTCTCGATGATCGGCAGCGCCGTCATCGAGCCGCCGCCGAGCTCGTCGTTGAGCTTGACGGAGCGCTCCAGCAGGCGTGAGTGGAGGTAGAAGACGTCGCCCGGGTACGCCTCGCGGCCCGGCGGGCGGCGGAGCAGGAGCGACATCTGGCGGTAGGCGTATGCGTGCTTGGTGAGGTCGTCGTAGACCGCGAGCGCGTGCTGGCCCTTGTAGAGGAAGTACTCCGCCATCGCGGCGCCGGCGTACGGCGCCATGAACTTGATCGGCGCGGCCTCGTCGGCAGCGGCGGCGACGATGATCGTCGAGTCGAGCGCGCCGTTCTCCGCAAGCGTCTCGGCGATGCCGACGACGGTCGCGAGGCGCTGCCCGATCGCGACGTAGACCGAGACGACGCCCGAGTCCTTGTTGTTGATGATCGTGTCGATCGCGATCGCCGTCTTGCCGGTCTGGCGGTCGCCGATGATCAGCTCGCGCTGGCCGCGGCCGATCGGGATCATCGCGTCGACGGCCTTGAGGCCGGTCTGCATCGGCTCGGTGACCGGCTGACGCTGGACGACGCCGGGGGCCTTGAACTCCGCCGGGCGGTACTCGCTGGCGACGACGTCGCCCTTGCCGTCGAGCGGGTTGCCGAGCGGGTCGACGATGCGCCCGAGGAGGGCGTCGCCGACCGGGATCTCGAGCAGTCTGCCGGTGCGCTTGACGGTGTCGCCCTCGACGACCTTCTGCCAGTCGCCGAACAGCACGACGCCGACGTTGTCGGACTCGAGGTTGAGCGCGAGGCCGGTGACGTCGTGCGGCAGCTCGAGCATCTCGAACGACATGCAGTTCTCGAGCCCGTGCACGCGGGCGATGCCGTCCGCGACGGACAGAACGGTGCCGACCTCGGTCAGGTCGGCGCTGCCGCTGTCGAGGCCCTCGATGCGGCTCTTCAGAATGGAGGTGATCTCGTCGGGCTTGATCTGCATGGTGGGGTTCTTGGCTCCTATGTCAGGCCTATGCCTGCGCGACGTGCTTGCGAAGTTGGTCCAGGCGGTGCTTGATCGAGGCGTCGAGGATCTGGTTGCCGACGCGCAGGACGATCCCGCCGAGGATCGAGGGGTCGACTCTGCTGGTCAGCTCGACCTGCTGGCCGGTCTGCTCCCCGATGCGGTCGCCGATGCTCTTGACCGTCGCCTCGTCGAGGTCGATTGCGCTCGTCACCTCGACGGGCAGCAGCTTTCTCTCCTGATCCCACAGCCGCTCGTACTCCGCACGGATGCGGTAGATCGCCGGCATGCGGTGACGCTCGAGCAGCGTCTGCAGGAAGTTGACGAACGTCGGGTCGGCACCGTCGACCGCTCTGCGCAGCCCCTCCTTCTTCTCGTCCGTCGAGAAGTACGGAGAGAAGAAGAAGACCGCGAGGTCGCGGTTCTGCTCGAGCGCGTCGGCGAACTGGCCGAGCTGCTCGCGCACGACGTCGAGCTTGCCGTGTTCCTTGGCAACCTCGAACAGCGCGCGCGAGTAGACCTGGGCGATCTCTTCCATGGGACCTAGTTCCTCCGGTCGCCGGAGAGAGTGCTGAAGTCCAGCTCGGACAGCGCCTCTTCGACGAGCCGCTTCTGATCGTCGGGCGAGAGCGTCTTGCGGGTGACCTTTTCGGTCGCCTGCACGGTGAGGTCGGCGACCTCGCGACGAATCTCCTGGATCGCGCGGTTGGTCTCGGCCTGGATGTCACGACGCGTCTGCTCCAGCAGCTCCTCGCGCTTGACCTTCGCCGCGTCGAGGCCCTCGCGCTCGGCGACTTCGCCGGCACGCTCGGCCTTCGCGACGATCTCGTCCGCTTGCGCACGGGCGTCGGTGAGTCGCTGCCGGTACTCGGCGAGCAGCTCGTCGGCCTCCTGGCGTGTGCGGTCGGCGGCGTCGATCGACTCCTCGATCTGCTGCTGGCGCTGATCGAGGATTCTCGTGATCTGCGGCCACGCGTACTTGCGCAGGACCAGCAGCGCGACGACGAACGCCAGCAGCGTCCAGATCATCAGGCCGGGGACGACTCTGACGAGCGGGTTCAGCCCGTCGTCTTCCGTGGTCGCGGCCAGGACGAGGGGCGCCGCGATGGTGTCGATTGCGGCGAGCATCGGCTTAGACGAAGAACGCGATCAGGCCGGCGATGAACCCGTAGAAGACGGTCGCCTCGGTGAGCGCGAAGCCGAGCCACTGGATCGACTGGATGTCGTCTCTCAGCTCCGGCTGACGCGAGACCGCCTCGATCGTCTTGCCGAAGATGAAGCCGAGGCCGACGCCCGTACCAAGGGCGGCGAGCCCGGTGCCCAGGCCGAGGCCGATGGCGCGGCCGGCGGTCTCGCCGGTCGCTCTGGCCGCATCGAGCGCAACCTGTGCGGTGATCAGGATCAGGTCCACTGCGGGTTCTCCTTAGTGTTCCTCGGCGACTGCGCCG encodes:
- the atpD gene encoding F0F1 ATP synthase subunit beta produces the protein MSATAETKTQNVGRIEEIQGVVIEAVFPPEHLPHINNAITIDRGEDGVLVCEVQQHLGDDRVRAVAMDSTDGLARGVEVKDTGGPITVPVGRATLGRIFNVLGEPIDLAGPVDVQERRPIHAAAPNVEDLTPTTEMFETGIKVIDLLAPYAKGGKVGLFGGAGVGKTVLIQELIDNLAREHGGLSAFCGVGERSREGNDLWLEMKESGTIDKTMLVFGQMNEPPGARMRVALSGLTMAEYFRDEGQDVLLFIDNIFRFVQAGSEVSALLGRMPSQVGYQPTLESEMGQLQERITSTRQGSVTSVQAVYVPADDLTDPAPASVFAHLNATTVLSRSISEKGIYPAVDPLDSTSTILKPDILGEEHYAVANEVKQILQRYKELQDIIAILGIDELSDEDKVIVQRARKVERFLSQPFHVAEQFTGTPGSYVPIAETIRGFKEIIEGKHDELPERVFLLKGTIDDVVEAAKKG
- the atpG gene encoding ATP synthase F1 subunit gamma — its product is MAQRDVKNRIASVKNIQKITRAMEMVAAARLRRAETRIAALRPYAGALRRMTRQAAEAAGDVPALPILSEHAEEKRVALLLVTADRGLAGAFNSQIIRAGLRTADEHVADGREVVYYATGRRGVSSLTFRNRAPEQAFTGFTERPSYANAREIANALTAAYIDGKVDRVEILYNGYISPMSQEVRRETLLPLQQATILDAHDDDEHAAGESNAHALVDYEPEPEEILERLVPDYVEISIFRALLESTASELGARMTAMRSASDNAGEIIDDLTLEMNRARQAEITQEIMEVVAGAEALG
- the atpA gene encoding F0F1 ATP synthase subunit alpha; the encoded protein is MQIKPDEITSILKSRIEGLDSGSADLTEVGTVLSVADGIARVHGLENCMSFEMLELPHDVTGLALNLESDNVGVVLFGDWQKVVEGDTVKRTGRLLEIPVGDALLGRIVDPLGNPLDGKGDVVASEYRPAEFKAPGVVQRQPVTEPMQTGLKAVDAMIPIGRGQRELIIGDRQTGKTAIAIDTIINNKDSGVVSVYVAIGQRLATVVGIAETLAENGALDSTIIVAAAADEAAPIKFMAPYAGAAMAEYFLYKGQHALAVYDDLTKHAYAYRQMSLLLRRPPGREAYPGDVFYLHSRLLERSVKLNDELGGGSMTALPIIETQGGDVSAYIPTNVISITDGQIFLEPKLFFSGVRPAINVGISVSRVGGNAQIKPMKKVAGKIKLELSQFRELEAFAQFGSDLDADTQRTLARGNRLVRTLNQNERSPLAVEDQVIQLYAATNGFLDRINVDKVEKFLDGLTRRAHSEAGDLRKAIAGGDWSEETEKGVNTLVERYADDFGFDLDEEGQPLEEGAAPAVRSSANGDAAAEREQETAAV
- the atpH gene encoding ATP synthase F1 subunit delta; this encodes MEEIAQVYSRALFEVAKEHGKLDVVREQLGQFADALEQNRDLAVFFFSPYFSTDEKKEGLRRAVDGADPTFVNFLQTLLERHRMPAIYRIRAEYERLWDQERKLLPVEVTSAIDLDEATVKSIGDRIGEQTGQQVELTSRVDPSILGGIVLRVGNQILDASIKHRLDQLRKHVAQA
- the atpF gene encoding F0F1 ATP synthase subunit B; translation: MLAAIDTIAAPLVLAATTEDDGLNPLVRVVPGLMIWTLLAFVVALLVLRKYAWPQITRILDQRQQQIEESIDAADRTRQEADELLAEYRQRLTDARAQADEIVAKAERAGEVAEREGLDAAKVKREELLEQTRRDIQAETNRAIQEIRREVADLTVQATEKVTRKTLSPDDQKRLVEEALSELDFSTLSGDRRN
- the atpE gene encoding ATP synthase F0 subunit C, with the translated sequence MDLILITAQVALDAARATGETAGRAIGLGLGTGLAALGTGVGLGFIFGKTIEAVSRQPELRDDIQSIQWLGFALTEATVFYGFIAGLIAFFV